Proteins encoded in a region of the Streptomyces sp. NBC_01298 genome:
- a CDS encoding GNAT family N-acetyltransferase has translation MIFRTATRQDLPAVLALLAQDEDPEPAGSAAGTGTPAPEPVSEAHERAFAAITADPRNEMLVLEEDGDLVGCLQLTYIPGLGRGGRERALVEAVRIRADRRGGGLGARLMELAADRARERGCGLIQLTSNKRRTAAHRFYERLGYARSHEGFKLPLA, from the coding sequence ATGATCTTCCGCACCGCGACGCGCCAGGACCTGCCCGCCGTACTCGCCCTGCTGGCCCAGGACGAAGACCCGGAGCCGGCGGGGTCCGCGGCCGGCACCGGGACTCCGGCCCCGGAGCCGGTCTCCGAGGCCCACGAGCGGGCCTTCGCCGCGATCACGGCGGACCCGCGCAACGAGATGCTGGTCCTGGAGGAGGACGGGGACCTCGTGGGCTGCCTGCAGCTGACGTACATCCCGGGTCTCGGCCGGGGCGGGCGGGAGCGGGCCCTCGTCGAGGCGGTACGGATCCGCGCGGACCGGCGGGGCGGGGGGCTCGGGGCCCGGCTGATGGAGCTGGCGGCGGACCGGGCCCGCGAGCGCGGCTGCGGCCTGATCCAGCTCACCAGCAACAAGCGGCGCACCGCCGCGCACCGCTTCTACGAGCGGCTGGGCTACGCCCGGAGCCACGAGGGCTTCAAGCTGCCGCTGGCCTAG
- a CDS encoding DUF3616 domain-containing protein — MNTQHGKTMKKTYLGAAGIAALLLAATTMPAQAVTYGTPTISLSASYLSGAVGATGDPTVDVTVAQSGADVSALTVSASASSKATVAGTGDVSVTGTGAVRKLAVAARGRGYTNLTVKVTGLGGKTATKTLYFAASAAVQNPAEARYFTGASDSSAAVDVGGGYTVVADDESNVLRLYDRAGSAAPVRTWDFSSQLGVTKEVDIEGATLIGGTIYWTGSLGNNKDGEYKAPRNTVFTTTLSGSGSTAQLAYGRSYKKLRDDLVAWDTANGNRYGFAAGTAAGEAPKQIDGFNVEGLEFAPGSTTTAYLGFRAPLAPAVIGGKALVVPVTNFDKVISSGTKATFGAGIELDLGGLAIRDIRKNAADQYLILAGSWAADDNSDPYALYQWDGVPAHAPVKRADLPTTDPGGWEAIVAVPDLSVAGARVQLITDSGSADLYGDGIEAKDLTHPEWKKSRAAWFTLN; from the coding sequence ATGAACACGCAGCATGGGAAGACGATGAAGAAGACGTACCTCGGGGCCGCCGGCATCGCCGCGCTGCTGCTCGCCGCCACGACGATGCCCGCGCAGGCGGTGACGTACGGTACGCCCACCATCTCGCTGTCCGCCTCCTACCTGTCCGGTGCCGTAGGCGCGACGGGTGACCCGACGGTGGACGTGACCGTGGCGCAGAGCGGCGCGGACGTCTCCGCGCTCACCGTGAGCGCCTCGGCCTCCAGCAAGGCCACGGTCGCCGGGACCGGCGACGTGAGCGTCACCGGGACCGGCGCGGTCCGCAAGCTGGCGGTCGCCGCGCGCGGCCGCGGCTACACCAACCTCACCGTCAAGGTGACCGGGCTGGGCGGCAAGACCGCCACCAAGACCCTGTACTTCGCGGCCTCCGCGGCGGTGCAGAACCCGGCCGAGGCGCGCTACTTCACCGGCGCCTCCGACTCCTCGGCCGCCGTGGACGTCGGCGGCGGCTATACGGTCGTCGCCGACGACGAGAGCAACGTGCTGCGCCTGTACGACCGCGCGGGCTCGGCCGCGCCGGTGCGGACCTGGGACTTCAGCTCGCAGCTCGGTGTCACCAAGGAGGTGGACATCGAGGGCGCGACCCTGATCGGCGGCACCATCTACTGGACGGGCTCGCTCGGCAACAACAAGGACGGCGAGTACAAGGCGCCCCGCAACACGGTGTTCACCACCACGCTGAGCGGCTCGGGCTCCACCGCGCAGCTCGCGTACGGGCGTTCGTACAAGAAGCTCCGTGACGACCTGGTCGCCTGGGACACGGCGAACGGCAACCGCTACGGCTTCGCCGCCGGTACGGCCGCCGGTGAGGCGCCGAAGCAGATCGACGGGTTCAACGTGGAGGGCCTGGAGTTCGCTCCCGGTTCCACCACCACCGCCTACCTGGGCTTCCGTGCCCCGCTGGCCCCGGCGGTGATCGGCGGCAAGGCGCTGGTCGTGCCGGTGACCAACTTCGACAAGGTGATCTCCAGCGGGACCAAGGCCACCTTCGGCGCGGGCATCGAGCTCGACCTGGGCGGGCTCGCGATCCGCGACATCCGCAAGAACGCCGCCGACCAGTACCTGATCCTGGCGGGCTCCTGGGCGGCGGACGACAACTCCGACCCCTACGCCCTCTACCAGTGGGACGGCGTCCCGGCCCACGCCCCGGTCAAGCGGGCCGACCTGCCGACCACCGACCCCGGCGGCTGGGAAGCCATCGTGGCGGTTCCCGACCTGTCGGTCGCGGGCGCGCGGGTGCAGCTGATCACCGACAGCGGCTCCGCCGACCTGTACGGCGACGGCATCGAGGCGAAGGACCTCACCCACCCGGAGTGGAAGAAGTCCCGCGCGGCCTGGTTCACGCTGAACTGA
- a CDS encoding metal-sulfur cluster assembly factor has translation MTENATPEASIKPATEEEVREALYDVVDPELGIDVVNLGLIYGIHVDDANIATLDMTLTSAACPLTDVIEDQAKSATDGIVSELRINWVWMPPWGPDKITDDGREQLRALGFNV, from the coding sequence ATGACCGAGAACGCGACGCCCGAGGCGTCCATCAAGCCGGCCACCGAGGAAGAGGTCCGCGAGGCCCTCTACGACGTGGTCGACCCCGAGCTGGGCATCGACGTCGTCAACCTGGGCCTGATCTACGGCATCCACGTCGACGACGCGAACATCGCCACCCTCGACATGACCCTCACCTCGGCGGCCTGCCCGCTGACGGACGTCATCGAGGACCAGGCGAAGTCGGCCACGGACGGCATCGTCAGCGAACTGCGCATCAACTGGGTGTGGATGCCGCCGTGGGGCCCGGACAAGATCACGGACGACGGCCGCGAGCAGCTGCGCGCGCTCGGGTTCAACGTCTGA
- a CDS encoding winged helix-turn-helix transcriptional regulator, translated as MAQRTHLDDADCSIAQALDVVGDWWTLLIVRDAARGVDRFDEFQRELGMSRKVLTERLKLLVEAGVLTREPYQERPVRHAYRLTPRGRGLLPVLVALQDWGDRWILGEGEMTATTEEASREAVRVHALRGTRLPELSLPDRFGELRDPVADTPFTVLYGFPGAFARSESYPPGWAGIPGARGCILESCTYRDQLGEFTAAGATVHGVSTQRPDEQREFAEAEGLRFPLLSDAELTLVTALRLPTFRAGGISRLKRLTLVVDRDRTVREVFYPVQDIEASVAAALEAVRGA; from the coding sequence ATGGCCCAGCGCACGCACCTCGACGACGCGGACTGCTCCATCGCCCAGGCGCTCGACGTCGTGGGCGACTGGTGGACGCTGCTGATCGTCCGCGACGCCGCACGCGGGGTGGACCGATTCGACGAGTTCCAGCGCGAACTGGGCATGTCCCGCAAGGTCCTGACGGAGCGGCTGAAACTGCTCGTCGAGGCGGGCGTCCTGACCCGCGAGCCGTACCAGGAGCGGCCGGTGCGCCACGCGTACCGACTGACCCCGCGCGGACGCGGCCTGCTGCCGGTGCTCGTCGCCCTCCAGGACTGGGGGGACCGATGGATCCTGGGAGAGGGAGAGATGACGGCGACGACCGAAGAGGCTTCGCGCGAGGCGGTCCGGGTCCACGCGCTGCGCGGCACCCGGCTGCCGGAGCTCTCGCTGCCGGACCGGTTCGGCGAGCTCCGCGACCCGGTGGCGGACACTCCCTTCACCGTCCTGTACGGCTTCCCGGGCGCGTTCGCCCGGTCCGAGTCCTACCCGCCGGGGTGGGCCGGGATCCCCGGGGCGCGGGGGTGCATCCTGGAATCGTGCACCTACCGGGACCAGCTCGGGGAGTTCACGGCAGCGGGCGCGACGGTGCACGGGGTGTCGACCCAGCGGCCGGACGAGCAGCGGGAGTTCGCGGAGGCCGAGGGGCTCCGCTTCCCCCTCCTCTCCGACGCGGAGCTGACCCTGGTGACGGCGCTGCGGCTGCCGACGTTCCGGGCGGGGGGCATCAGCCGGCTGAAGCGCCTGACGCTGGTGGTGGACCGCGACCGGACCGTCCGCGAGGTCTTCTACCCGGTCCAGGACATCGAGGCGAGCGTGGCCGCCGCCCTGGAGGCGGTCCGCGGCGCGTAG
- the sufU gene encoding Fe-S cluster assembly sulfur transfer protein SufU, translated as MKLESLYQELILDHYKHPRGRGLRDGDAEVHHVNPTCGDEITLRVKYDGETLTDISYEGQGCSISQAGASILNELLVGKELGEARKIQEVFLELMQSKGKMEPDEAMEEVLEDAVAFAGVSKYPARVKCALLSWMAWKDATAQALGDAERKTA; from the coding sequence GTGAAGCTGGAATCCCTGTACCAGGAACTGATCCTGGACCACTACAAGCACCCGCGCGGGCGAGGCCTGCGCGACGGCGACGCCGAGGTGCACCACGTCAACCCGACGTGCGGTGACGAGATCACCCTGCGCGTGAAGTACGACGGCGAGACCCTCACGGACATCTCGTACGAGGGCCAGGGCTGCTCCATCAGCCAGGCCGGCGCGTCGATACTGAACGAGCTGCTCGTCGGCAAGGAGCTGGGCGAGGCGCGGAAGATCCAGGAAGTCTTCCTGGAGCTGATGCAGTCCAAGGGCAAGATGGAGCCCGACGAGGCCATGGAGGAGGTGCTGGAGGACGCGGTCGCGTTCGCCGGCGTCTCCAAGTACCCGGCCCGGGTGAAGTGCGCCCTGCTGAGCTGGATGGCGTGGAAGGACGCGACCGCCCAGGCACTGGGCGACGCCGAGAGGAAGACGGCATGA
- a CDS encoding cysteine desulfurase — protein sequence MTQLPGLLDIEAIRKDFPLLDRVVHDGKKIVYLDNAATSQKPRQVLDALNEYYEQHNANVHRGVHVLAEEATALYEGARDKVAAFINAPSRNEVIFTKNASESLNLVANMLGWADEPYRVDRETEIAITEMEHHSNIVPWQLLSQRTGAKLKWFGLTDDGRLDLSNIEEVITEKTKIVSFTLVSNIMGTVNPTEAIVRRAQEVGALVLIDASQAAPHMPLDVQALGADFVAFTGHKMCGPTGIGVLWGRQELLEDLPPFLGGGEMIETVSMHSSTYAPAPHKFEAGTPPIAQAVGLGAAVDYLTAIGMDKIAAHEHAITEYAIKRLAEVPDLRIIGPTTAEDRGAAISFVLGDIHPHDVGQVLDEQGIAVRVGHHCARPVCLRYGIPATTRASFYLYSSPAEVDALVAGLEHVRNFFG from the coding sequence GTGACACAGCTGCCTGGCCTCCTCGACATCGAGGCGATCCGCAAGGACTTCCCCCTTCTGGATCGTGTGGTCCACGACGGGAAGAAGATCGTTTACCTGGACAACGCTGCGACCTCGCAGAAGCCGCGCCAGGTGCTCGACGCGCTGAACGAGTACTACGAGCAGCACAACGCCAACGTCCACCGCGGCGTGCACGTGCTCGCCGAGGAGGCCACGGCGCTGTACGAGGGCGCCCGCGACAAGGTCGCCGCCTTCATCAACGCTCCGAGCCGCAACGAGGTGATCTTCACCAAGAACGCCTCGGAGTCGCTCAACCTGGTCGCGAACATGCTCGGCTGGGCGGACGAGCCCTACCGGGTCGACCGCGAGACCGAGATCGCCATCACGGAGATGGAGCACCACTCCAACATCGTCCCGTGGCAGCTGCTCTCGCAGCGCACGGGCGCGAAGCTGAAGTGGTTCGGCCTCACCGACGACGGCCGGCTCGACCTGTCCAACATCGAAGAGGTCATCACGGAGAAGACGAAGATCGTCTCCTTCACGCTGGTCTCCAACATCATGGGCACGGTCAACCCGACCGAGGCGATCGTCCGGCGCGCGCAGGAGGTCGGCGCGCTGGTGCTGATCGACGCCTCGCAGGCCGCGCCGCACATGCCGCTCGACGTGCAGGCGCTCGGCGCCGACTTCGTGGCCTTCACCGGCCACAAGATGTGCGGCCCGACCGGCATCGGCGTCCTCTGGGGCCGCCAGGAGCTGCTCGAGGACCTGCCGCCCTTCCTGGGCGGCGGCGAGATGATCGAAACCGTCTCGATGCACTCCTCGACCTACGCCCCGGCGCCCCACAAGTTCGAGGCCGGTACGCCCCCGATCGCCCAGGCCGTCGGCCTCGGCGCGGCCGTGGACTACCTGACCGCGATCGGCATGGACAAGATCGCCGCGCACGAGCACGCGATCACCGAGTACGCGATCAAGCGCCTCGCGGAGGTCCCCGACCTGCGCATCATCGGCCCCACCACGGCCGAGGACCGCGGCGCCGCGATCTCCTTCGTGCTCGGTGACATCCACCCGCACGACGTCGGCCAGGTACTGGACGAGCAGGGCATCGCGGTCCGCGTGGGACACCACTGCGCCCGCCCGGTCTGTCTCCGGTACGGAATTCCGGCGACGACGCGAGCGTCTTTCTATCTGTACTCCTCTCCGGCCGAGGTCGACGCACTGGTCGCCGGGCTGGAGCACGTACGGAACTTCTTCGGATAA
- the dapD gene encoding 2,3,4,5-tetrahydropyridine-2,6-dicarboxylate N-succinyltransferase yields MTATRTTGAVAAGLATITADGTVLDTWFPAPQLVAEPGPAGTERLTAEQAVELLGATAPKAIRQDAVRGVEVVAVRTVIASLEDKPLDAHDAYLRLHLLSHRLVKPHGQNLDGVFGLLANVAWTSLGPVAIDQVETVRLNARAEGLHLQVTSIDKFPRMTDYVAPKGVRIADADRVRLGAHLAEGTTVMHEGFVNFNAGTLGTSMVEGRISAGVVVGDGSDIGGGASTMGTLSGGGKQIISIGERTLIGAEAGIGIALGNECVVEAGLYVTAGTRVTLPDGQVVKALELSGADNILFRRNSVTGAVEARPYKAAWGGLNEVLHSHN; encoded by the coding sequence ATGACTGCTACGCGTACCACCGGCGCCGTCGCCGCCGGACTTGCCACCATCACCGCCGACGGCACCGTCCTCGACACCTGGTTCCCCGCCCCCCAGCTGGTCGCCGAGCCCGGCCCGGCCGGGACCGAGCGCCTCACCGCCGAGCAGGCCGTGGAGCTGCTGGGGGCCACCGCGCCCAAGGCGATCCGCCAGGACGCGGTCCGCGGCGTCGAGGTCGTAGCCGTCCGCACCGTGATCGCCTCCCTGGAGGACAAGCCGCTGGACGCGCACGACGCGTACCTGCGCCTGCACCTGCTCAGCCACCGCCTGGTCAAGCCGCACGGCCAGAACCTGGACGGCGTCTTCGGCCTGCTGGCCAACGTCGCCTGGACCTCGCTGGGCCCGGTCGCGATCGACCAGGTCGAGACGGTCCGCCTGAACGCCCGCGCCGAGGGCCTGCACCTCCAGGTCACCTCGATCGACAAGTTCCCGCGGATGACGGACTACGTCGCCCCCAAGGGCGTGCGCATCGCCGACGCGGACCGGGTCCGCCTGGGCGCGCACCTCGCCGAGGGCACCACCGTCATGCACGAGGGCTTCGTCAACTTCAACGCCGGCACCCTGGGCACCTCCATGGTCGAGGGCCGGATCTCCGCGGGCGTCGTGGTCGGCGACGGCTCCGACATCGGCGGCGGCGCGTCCACGATGGGCACCCTGTCGGGCGGCGGCAAGCAGATCATCTCGATCGGCGAGCGCACCCTGATCGGCGCCGAGGCGGGCATCGGCATCGCGCTGGGCAACGAGTGCGTCGTCGAGGCGGGCCTCTACGTCACCGCCGGCACCCGCGTCACCCTGCCGGACGGCCAGGTCGTCAAGGCCCTGGAGCTCTCCGGCGCCGACAACATCCTCTTCCGCCGCAACTCGGTCACCGGCGCCGTCGAGGCCCGCCCGTACAAGGCGGCTTGGGGCGGCCTGAACGAGGTCCTGCACAGCCACAACTGA
- a CDS encoding DMT family transporter, protein MPYILLAAAIAAEVAGTTAMKFSEGFTKLWPSLITLVGYVIAFTLLAQTLKSMSVGTAYAIWAGVGTAAIAAIGMVFMGEAATAAKIGGIVLVIAGVVLLNLGGTTH, encoded by the coding sequence ATGCCCTACATACTGCTCGCCGCCGCCATCGCCGCGGAGGTCGCCGGCACCACCGCCATGAAGTTCAGCGAGGGCTTCACGAAGCTGTGGCCCTCGCTGATCACGCTGGTGGGCTACGTCATCGCCTTCACCCTGCTCGCGCAGACGCTGAAGTCGATGTCGGTGGGGACGGCGTACGCGATCTGGGCCGGCGTGGGCACGGCCGCGATCGCCGCGATCGGCATGGTCTTCATGGGGGAGGCCGCGACGGCCGCGAAGATCGGCGGCATCGTGCTGGTGATCGCCGGGGTCGTGCTGCTGAACCTCGGGGGGACCACGCACTGA
- a CDS encoding TetR/AcrR family transcriptional regulator, with protein sequence MAGSVRRYDPDRRDRIIAAAIRVVGARGIAGLSHRSVAAEADVPLGSTTYHFKTLDDLLVAALRQANEGFARAVADSAALADPAADLAGALAGLLGEFLGADRARAELEYELYLEALRRPALRPVAAAWCEAVSTALSARTDPATARALVAVMDGISLQVLLTGAEYDRAYACEVLRRVLRA encoded by the coding sequence ATGGCCGGCTCCGTGCGCCGCTACGACCCGGACCGGCGGGACCGGATCATCGCCGCGGCCATCCGGGTGGTCGGCGCCCGGGGCATCGCCGGGCTCAGTCACCGCAGCGTGGCCGCGGAGGCCGACGTGCCGCTCGGCTCCACGACGTACCACTTCAAGACCCTGGACGACCTCCTGGTCGCGGCGCTGCGACAGGCCAACGAGGGCTTCGCCCGGGCGGTGGCGGACTCCGCGGCGCTGGCCGATCCGGCCGCGGACCTGGCGGGAGCCCTGGCCGGCCTGCTCGGCGAGTTCCTGGGGGCGGACCGGGCGCGGGCGGAGCTGGAGTACGAGCTCTACCTGGAGGCCCTGCGCCGTCCCGCGCTGCGGCCCGTGGCGGCCGCATGGTGCGAGGCCGTCTCCACGGCCCTGTCCGCGCGGACGGACCCGGCCACGGCGCGGGCGCTGGTGGCGGTCATGGACGGGATCAGCCTGCAGGTGCTGCTGACGGGGGCGGAGTACGACCGGGCGTACGCCTGCGAGGTCCTGCGGCGGGTGCTGCGGGCCTGA
- a CDS encoding DUF3616 domain-containing protein, producing the protein MTVRLSPARRLGAVGAAGAAALLAAGLAAPAHAAQEAVAEPTIALSAGHLSGAVGAIGDPAVTVDIAQEGIPAAFLKVEVLSSSNPAVAGPGDVRIVRTWQGDRELTVHPRAQGYTDLTLRVTGRGGGTATATLSYAASARVGTGALTTRYLTGSADSSAAVDVGGGYALVADDETNVLRLYDRLRSGAPVKTWDLGPALGIKKEADIEAAARVGDTVYWTGSLGNNKDGKYKAERNTVFTTRITGSGADTEIVFGSAYKGLREDLIAWDTANGNRFGFAAGTAAGKIPKSIDGFNVEGLEFAPGSTTTAYLGFRAPLAPAVPGGKALVVPVTNIDQVVAGAAKPVFGEPVEMDLGGLAIRDIRKNAADQFLILAGSWAADDNSDPYALYQWDGVPAHAPVKRADLPTTDPGGWEAVVSVPDLRVPGAPVQLITDSGSADLYGDGTEAKDLDHPEWKKSRSGWFALSPIRGGHR; encoded by the coding sequence TTGACCGTTCGCCTTTCACCGGCACGCCGCCTCGGTGCCGTGGGAGCCGCCGGGGCCGCTGCCCTGCTCGCCGCCGGACTGGCCGCGCCCGCCCACGCCGCCCAGGAAGCCGTCGCCGAACCGACCATCGCGCTCTCCGCCGGGCACCTGTCGGGGGCCGTCGGCGCGATCGGCGACCCGGCCGTCACCGTGGACATCGCGCAGGAGGGGATACCCGCCGCCTTCCTCAAGGTCGAGGTCCTCTCCTCCAGCAACCCGGCGGTCGCCGGGCCCGGCGACGTACGCATCGTGCGGACCTGGCAGGGCGACCGCGAACTGACCGTCCACCCGCGGGCCCAGGGCTATACCGACCTGACGCTCCGGGTGACCGGCCGCGGCGGCGGGACGGCCACGGCCACCCTCTCCTACGCCGCTTCGGCGCGGGTGGGCACGGGCGCCCTCACCACCCGCTACCTCACGGGCTCCGCCGACTCCTCGGCCGCCGTGGACGTCGGCGGCGGCTACGCGCTGGTGGCCGACGACGAGACCAACGTGCTGCGCCTGTACGACCGGCTGCGCTCGGGCGCCCCCGTGAAGACCTGGGACCTCGGCCCCGCGCTCGGCATCAAGAAGGAAGCCGACATCGAGGCCGCCGCCCGGGTCGGCGACACCGTCTACTGGACGGGCTCGCTCGGCAACAACAAGGACGGCAAGTACAAGGCCGAGCGCAACACCGTCTTCACCACCCGGATCACCGGATCGGGCGCCGACACCGAGATCGTCTTCGGCTCCGCCTACAAGGGCCTGCGCGAGGACCTGATCGCCTGGGACACGGCCAACGGGAACCGCTTCGGCTTCGCGGCGGGCACGGCGGCCGGCAAGATCCCCAAGAGCATCGACGGGTTCAACGTCGAGGGCCTGGAGTTCGCCCCCGGTTCCACCACCACCGCCTACCTGGGCTTCCGTGCCCCGCTGGCCCCCGCCGTACCCGGCGGCAAGGCACTGGTCGTGCCCGTCACCAACATCGACCAGGTCGTGGCCGGCGCGGCCAAGCCGGTATTCGGCGAGCCCGTCGAGATGGACCTGGGCGGGCTCGCGATCCGCGACATCCGCAAGAACGCGGCGGACCAGTTCCTGATCCTGGCGGGCTCCTGGGCGGCGGACGACAACTCCGACCCCTACGCCCTCTACCAGTGGGACGGCGTCCCGGCCCACGCCCCGGTCAAGCGGGCCGACCTGCCGACCACCGACCCCGGCGGCTGGGAAGCCGTGGTCTCCGTACCCGACCTGCGGGTGCCCGGAGCCCCCGTCCAGCTGATCACCGACAGCGGCTCCGCCGACCTGTACGGCGACGGCACCGAGGCCAAGGACCTCGACCACCCGGAGTGGAAGAAGTCCCGGTCCGGATGGTTCGCGCTCAGCCCGATTCGCGGAGGTCACCGATGA
- a CDS encoding MFS transporter codes for MPRAVWLLLPGVFVNAVSSFTFVFVFVYLTGPRGLSVSEAGLITGIGGIGLVAGNFTGGGFGDRFGHRRVLLVASALAGGALVLLPALPTAVLYAALPPAQYAIGSIRSANAALVAVIVPEGVRRQAFAVVRCVSNGGFTLGAPLGALIATGLSYDWLFVCDGAGILVFALWTARVVPARGAANTPTAAPDGGRGRGVWGELRTRPAVLVMLVAVLVVDVIYRQQYTTFPVYLAAHGFSTAAYGLIIALNGAVILVLELPAAVALRTRPPLRVIGVGLLLVGAGYGALLLGPGIAAAVAMMLLLSLGEILYKTTATAYVADQAPAHAIGLFQSLYAGVSASGVVLGGPLGGALYSAAPGLLWPLCAALAAGAGGAVLWMSVRVAREPRPAGEALAAREPEPGLVPGPAEAPARHDPRPAHETGSRPRAVAG; via the coding sequence GTGCCGAGAGCGGTGTGGCTGCTCTTGCCGGGTGTCTTCGTCAATGCCGTGTCCAGCTTCACCTTCGTCTTCGTCTTCGTGTACCTGACCGGTCCGCGCGGCCTCTCCGTCTCCGAGGCCGGCCTGATCACCGGAATCGGCGGCATCGGCCTGGTCGCGGGCAACTTCACGGGCGGCGGGTTCGGGGACCGCTTCGGCCACCGCCGCGTCCTGCTCGTCGCGTCCGCGCTCGCGGGCGGCGCCCTCGTCCTGCTGCCCGCACTGCCCACCGCCGTGCTCTACGCCGCACTGCCGCCGGCCCAGTACGCCATCGGCTCGATCCGCTCCGCCAACGCCGCGCTCGTCGCGGTGATCGTCCCGGAGGGGGTGCGCCGGCAGGCCTTCGCCGTCGTGCGCTGCGTCTCCAACGGCGGCTTCACCCTCGGCGCGCCGCTGGGCGCCCTGATCGCGACGGGCCTCTCCTACGACTGGCTCTTCGTCTGCGACGGCGCGGGCATCCTGGTCTTCGCCCTGTGGACCGCCCGCGTCGTACCGGCGCGCGGCGCCGCGAACACCCCCACCGCGGCCCCGGACGGGGGTCGGGGCCGCGGTGTGTGGGGGGAGCTCCGTACCAGGCCGGCCGTCCTCGTCATGCTGGTCGCGGTCCTGGTCGTCGACGTGATCTACCGCCAGCAGTACACGACCTTCCCCGTGTACCTCGCCGCCCACGGGTTCTCCACCGCCGCCTACGGGCTGATCATCGCGCTCAACGGAGCCGTCATCCTCGTCCTGGAACTCCCGGCCGCCGTCGCCCTGCGCACCCGGCCGCCCCTGCGCGTCATCGGCGTCGGGCTGCTGCTCGTCGGCGCCGGGTACGGAGCCCTGCTGCTCGGGCCCGGGATCGCGGCGGCCGTCGCGATGATGCTGCTGCTGAGCCTCGGGGAGATCCTCTACAAGACGACGGCCACCGCCTACGTCGCCGACCAGGCGCCCGCACACGCCATCGGGCTGTTCCAGAGCCTGTACGCCGGGGTCTCGGCCAGTGGCGTCGTCCTCGGCGGGCCGCTCGGCGGGGCCCTGTACTCCGCGGCGCCCGGGCTGCTGTGGCCGCTGTGCGCGGCGCTGGCGGCGGGGGCGGGCGGGGCGGTGCTGTGGATGTCGGTACGGGTGGCGCGGGAGCCGCGACCTGCGGGGGAGGCGCTCGCGGCGCGGGAGCCCGAGCCGGGGCTCGTACCGGGGCCCGCGGAGGCCCCGGCGCGACACGACCCGCGCCCGGCACATGAGACCGGTTCGCGACCGCGGGCCGTCGCCGGTTAG